In Bernardetia litoralis DSM 6794, the genomic window TACTCAAACACTAATAATTTTTAAATAATGGTACTTGCTTTTTTTCGTTTTTTATTTCGTTTTCGTGGCTGGAAAATCACTCAAAGCGAAGATGTTACTCAAGAAATTCTAGAACGCTGCGTAATTATTGCAGCTCCACACACAACAAACTGGGATGCAATTTATACAATCGCTTGGTTTGATATTGCAAAGATAAACTGGCGTTTTACCATAAAAAAAGAATGGATAAAACCTCCTTTTGGAAAAATGCTTGTAAAAATGGGAGCGATAGGAATAGACAGAAGTCCCAAAAAAGCAGGAGAAAAACGTCCTTCTATGGTACAAGCAATGGCAAATCTATTTACAGAAAATGAAAAATTGGCTGTTGTTTTTACACCTGAAGCCACACGAAATAAAGTAACTGAATGGAAAATGGGTTTTTATCATGCTGCCAAATTAGCAAATGTTCCAATTGCACTCGGTTATTTGGATTATGAAAAAAGAGAGGCTGGCGTTACAAAACTAATTATGCCTACCGATGATATGGAAGCTGATTTGAAGCAAATAATGGATTTTTACAAAGATAAAAAAGGTAAATTTCCAGAGAATTTTTCTGTTGATGTGAGATATAACTAAACGTGGTTTTATAAAAAATGAAAAACGATATTTCAACTCTTGTTTATAGTCAAGATTTTATTTTTGAATTTCTTCCACATAATTCTGAATGTAAGGAAGTAGAAATTCCGACTGACCTTTATGAAGATACTCAAATGATGTTAGAAAATGTGTTATGGATGTCTGATAAAGTAGATACCCATATTACAGACTCAGATGATTTTAGTTCTTGGGTTTTGGCTCGCTTGTGGTATTTATTTAAGCCTAATTTTGACAAAAGTTTGAATGTATTTCCCACAGAAAATAATCAATATGTAGGTGGACAAGATTCTGGTTCTTATATAGCAGATGGAATAATTATGAACTTAGATAAAAATCTAATTGGAAATTTTTATGTTTGTGCATCAAGTGATTATCCTGATATTAGAATAACAGATTTTGCATTCGGTTTCTCTGTAAAAGAAGCATTAAAACAACTATCAGATTTAATATGGTCAGAGCCAAATAAGATTAGTAAATGTCATATAATAATAAAAGACCCAGAACAAAACAGTAAGAAATTTCATTACGGTTGGGACGGAGAGAAGTTTTTTTACACACCTTATAAATAAAAAAGCAACTAAAAAAGCCTATTAAAACAAATTTTTGTTTCTAATAGGCTTTTTTGTAAATATTATCCTTACCAATGACATATAATTATTTACCCAACACTTCCTTCTAAAGAAAGAGCTAATAATTTTTGTGCTTCTACGGCAAACTCCATTGGTAATTTATTCAAAACTTCTTTACAATATCCATTTACGATAAGTGCAACAGCTTTTTCAGAATCAATTCCTCTTTGGTTACAATAAAAAATTTGGTCTTCACCAATTTTTGAAGTTGTAGCTTCGTGTTCAATTTGTGCAGTACTATTTTCTGCATTTATGTACGGGAATGTATGCGCTCCACACAAATCACCAATCAAAAGCGAATCACATTGAGAAAAATTACGTGAATTGGTTGCTCTTTTCATAATATCAACCGAACCACGATATGAGTTTTGACTATGCCCAGCCGAAATACCTTTTGAAACAATACGACTTCTTGTATTTTTGCCAATATGAATCATTTTTGTACCTGTATCTGCTTGTTGGTAGTTTTTAGTTACAGCAACAGAATAAAATTCTCCCATTGAATTATCACCTTTCAAGATACAAGAAGGATATTTCCATGTAATTGCTGAACCAGTTTCTACTTGTGTCCAAGAAATTTTTGAATCATCTCCAAAACAAATTCCTCGTTTGGTTACGAAGTTATAAATTCCACCAACTCCATTTTTATCTCCTGGATACCAGTTTTGTACTGTTGAATATTTTACCTCTGCTTTTTTGTGAGCAAAAATTTCTACTACGGCAGCATGAAGTTGATTTTCATCTCGTTGAGGAGCTGTGCAACCTTCCAAATAACTTACATACGAACCTTCTTCAGCTACAATTAAAGTTCTTTCAAACTGTCCTGTATTGGCTTCATTGATTCTGAAATAAGTTGATAATTCCATTGGCGAACGAACACCTTTAGGAATATAACAAAATGAACCATCACTAAAAACGGCTGCATTTAGAGCAGAGAAATAATTATCACTTACAGGAACAACCGAACCTAAATATTTTTTGATAAGTTCTGGGTGTTCTTGAACAGCTTCACTAAATGAACAGAAAATAATTCCTAATTCTGCTAATTTACTTTTGAAAGTAGTAGCTACCGAAACACTGTCCATTACTACATCAACAGCAATTCCTGAAAGTCGTTTTTGTTCTGTCAAAGAAATTCCTAATTTATCAAAAGTAGCCAAAAGTTCTGGATCTACCTCATCAAGGCTATTTATTTGTTCTTTCTTTTTGGGAGCAGCATAATAAATAATATCTTGAAAATTAATTTCAGGAATATTTAAGTTTGCCCATTTTGGAGTTGGCATAGATTGCCATTTTTTGAAAGCCTCTAAACGCCATTCCAAAAGCCATTCAGGTTCATTTTTCTTTGCAGAAATGAAACGAACGGTATCTTCTGTAAGTCCTTTGATTGCTTTATCTGATTCTATATTTGTAACAAATCCGTACTTATATTCCGAATTTGTGATGTCTTCTAAGAGTTCTTGCTCGGTTTGTTTTGCTTCTGCCATAATTTTTTTGAAGTAAGTAGCAGTTTAATGTTACTATATGTTTGTTGGTGTCGCTACGCTAAAATACCAACAAAACAAAGATTTGAATTAGATATTAATGGTTTCAAAAACCTTAATAGCCTAAAATTATTTAGTTTGTAATTAGTCTAAATAACTTATGTATTGCAAAAATATAACAAAAAATTGATATAAAGGTTTAGTAAACTTTATTTTTTTGAAAAATCTTTATTTTTATAGAAATTTTCGTGCTTTTTTTATGCTAAAGCGTGATTTAGGGTTTTCTCATTCTAAAGAATGAGCTACAAAATACATTCTCACGCCAAAGTGTAAGCTACATTTTTACAATAATACAACATCTTCTATCATTCTTTTTCCAAAATGAGAATTGACACGATAAATAATTGATGTTTTTTGCATTAATAATTCATATCTTAAAGTAGGCTGTGCCACACGAATGAATATTTTTTTATTTCTAATTTCTACTTTTTCGGTTTGTTGTGCCACAAACTCACCTACTATTTTTGCCCAATCTACTTTCAATCTATTACTTTCATATTTTACAGACCATTTTTGAGCATCTAAAAATGCTTTTAGGGCTTCTCCAATCGGTTTTGGGTCTGGTGTTCTTCTTGAAGGAAGTTTATTGTATTCTTTGTCGTACATATATGATAAATTCAGAATTGAAGATTGTGAAGTAAATCAAATATACACATAATCTAATCCAAACTAATCACCAATTCTACTCTAGGAGTTTTTGGAGGAAGTTGAGTCAAAATTAGCTCTTCATTATCTGTATTATTTTGTTTTTCTTCTTGAATAGTTTCGTTTAAAATAGCATCATCTAATTTTTCACTCATTCCATAAACGATATAGTGAAATTTACTTTTATCATTTACTCTTCTTTTTAGATATTTAAAAACTTGTTTGGTTCGTTTGGCAGACATTTTAAGGCTATTTTCTGAATTATCTTGTTTAGTATTATCTTCTGAATAGGTTCTTCCAAAAATTTCTATTGCTAATCTTGGGTCATTATTCAGAAATGTAGCTACTTGTTTTAATTTACCTTTTTGCTCTCTAGTCAGCCTTTTGGCATTTTTTCCATCAAAAAGAACAAAATGAGTTACGATAGTTTTTTGATTTTCTTTTTCAGTTGTCGAAATACTTTTTGCTGTTGAGTAGTAGGTATTTCCAGTACTTTGTCTAGCATAAAATTCATCTATATATTCCCAAGAGCCGTGTGAAAAACTTTCTTTTATTTTGGCAAAAATAGGCTTGAACTCTTCACTCATATCTGTTTTTGAAGAAACATATTGAACAGGCGTTTGAGGTCTAATTTCATTTACTGTAATGCGTTCTAAGCTATCAAAAGCATCAGTATTTCCTTTTACCATTGTATAATCGATGAGTTCTCTCAATATTTCAAATCTATCTTTATCATAATTATGAAAAGCAGCCGAATCATAGTAATTAGTAATATTTTGAGAGCGATTTTTGAAAAAATTATGTTGTCCAATTTGCTCATCTAAAAGCATAATGGGTTCGAAGATAATATCTCGATTTAATTCATAAATGAAAGTTTGGGGAGGAATAAAAACAACAATGACATAAGGACGAAACCCTTCTACCTGAATGCTAATTTCATAACGCTCATTAGGCAATAAAAACATAAAATAGTTTCCAGTAGCTGTATCAGGAGAGAAAATTCGTTTTTGGTTTTCTTGTGTTCGAAGATTTCTGACAGTTAGATTAACTACTAACTTTTCTTTTTGAGTGATAGTTTTGCCTTCCTTCCTTTCTTTTTTTGTGTGATGATACGCAAATAATTTTCCTTTTACAATGCTAGAAGTAGGGGCAAACGAACTTGTATTGTTTATTTGTAGGTTTTCAGAGGAGTCAAAATTTTGAGCAAATGAGCTATTTATTATAAAATTTCCGATTACAACAAACAAAAACAGAGTAAAATATTTGTTTTTACATATCTTTATTTTTTTCATAAATGAATTGTTTGAGGTTGATTTTCGCTGGTTTATCATCTTGTTTCTCCTATGTTTTCTCACTAAATTTTTAAATTATTCAGAACTATTTTTTTGGAAAATAGGTTGAAATGCCTTATTATACTCGAATCTCCTCTGTTTATTTGATGTACTTACAAATATTTTGTTTACTCTAATCTACAAATTAAAGACAAAAACCGAACCTCTCATTATTTATATAATAAGAAATTCGGCAAAGCTATTGATTTTGACGATAAAATTATAATTTATTTTCCATCAGCAGATACTTTCAAGATAAGCATATCTACATTTCTTGTATCTATGTTTTCGTTAGTATAACCAGCCAAAACAAAACTACCATCATCAGCGATTGCCCCTGCTTTTGCTACTTGGTCTTTATTTCCTCCAAGTGTTCTTTTCCAAATTTCATTTCCTTTTGTATCTAATTTATTAATCATAATTTCATTGGAAAGTGGACTTACATTATTTCCGTATTCGTCGGCTTTATAAATATCAGTATAACCAATCAAGATAATTTCAGAGTTATCAGTAACCAAAATATCAAATATTTCATCTGTGCTTAATCCTCCAAAATTTTTGTCCCAAAGTTTTTTTCCATTTTTATCAGCACAAACAACCCAAGCATCATGGCTTCCTTCTGCATAGGTATAAGAATAACCAGCAATTAAGATATTTCCAGAAGGCATTACT contains:
- a CDS encoding OmpA family protein — translated: MKKIKICKNKYFTLFLFVVIGNFIINSSFAQNFDSSENLQINNTSSFAPTSSIVKGKLFAYHHTKKERKEGKTITQKEKLVVNLTVRNLRTQENQKRIFSPDTATGNYFMFLLPNERYEISIQVEGFRPYVIVVFIPPQTFIYELNRDIIFEPIMLLDEQIGQHNFFKNRSQNITNYYDSAAFHNYDKDRFEILRELIDYTMVKGNTDAFDSLERITVNEIRPQTPVQYVSSKTDMSEEFKPIFAKIKESFSHGSWEYIDEFYARQSTGNTYYSTAKSISTTEKENQKTIVTHFVLFDGKNAKRLTREQKGKLKQVATFLNNDPRLAIEIFGRTYSEDNTKQDNSENSLKMSAKRTKQVFKYLKRRVNDKSKFHYIVYGMSEKLDDAILNETIQEEKQNNTDNEELILTQLPPKTPRVELVISLD
- the sufB gene encoding Fe-S cluster assembly protein SufB, with amino-acid sequence MAEAKQTEQELLEDITNSEYKYGFVTNIESDKAIKGLTEDTVRFISAKKNEPEWLLEWRLEAFKKWQSMPTPKWANLNIPEINFQDIIYYAAPKKKEQINSLDEVDPELLATFDKLGISLTEQKRLSGIAVDVVMDSVSVATTFKSKLAELGIIFCSFSEAVQEHPELIKKYLGSVVPVSDNYFSALNAAVFSDGSFCYIPKGVRSPMELSTYFRINEANTGQFERTLIVAEEGSYVSYLEGCTAPQRDENQLHAAVVEIFAHKKAEVKYSTVQNWYPGDKNGVGGIYNFVTKRGICFGDDSKISWTQVETGSAITWKYPSCILKGDNSMGEFYSVAVTKNYQQADTGTKMIHIGKNTRSRIVSKGISAGHSQNSYRGSVDIMKRATNSRNFSQCDSLLIGDLCGAHTFPYINAENSTAQIEHEATTSKIGEDQIFYCNQRGIDSEKAVALIVNGYCKEVLNKLPMEFAVEAQKLLALSLEGSVG
- a CDS encoding 1-acyl-sn-glycerol-3-phosphate acyltransferase, producing MVLAFFRFLFRFRGWKITQSEDVTQEILERCVIIAAPHTTNWDAIYTIAWFDIAKINWRFTIKKEWIKPPFGKMLVKMGAIGIDRSPKKAGEKRPSMVQAMANLFTENEKLAVVFTPEATRNKVTEWKMGFYHAAKLANVPIALGYLDYEKREAGVTKLIMPTDDMEADLKQIMDFYKDKKGKFPENFSVDVRYN
- a CDS encoding DUF721 domain-containing protein, whose product is MYDKEYNKLPSRRTPDPKPIGEALKAFLDAQKWSVKYESNRLKVDWAKIVGEFVAQQTEKVEIRNKKIFIRVAQPTLRYELLMQKTSIIYRVNSHFGKRMIEDVVLL